The Amylolactobacillus amylophilus DSM 20533 = JCM 1125 genome contains a region encoding:
- a CDS encoding RsmE family RNA methyltransferase: MQHYFIEKTASINDQIILDGEIAHRIVKVRRSQVSDEIELVDAEHNAYVAVIMALKGNEVLVKVVREAVLNPELPVSSTIVVGTSKGDKNEFIIQKATEMGVQHIIFFNADYSISRIKSDKIDKKLSRYQKIAQQAAEQSRRENIPTVRLIDKLSELSFTDYDTRLIAYEEAAKQHEHSALREALTALRPSQRIIMVFGPEGGISPLEIGFLESKQFKAAALGNRILRVETAPLYFLSALSYQLEMS; this comes from the coding sequence ATGCAGCATTATTTTATCGAAAAAACGGCTTCGATTAATGACCAGATTATTCTGGACGGTGAGATTGCCCACAGAATCGTTAAGGTACGCCGGAGCCAAGTCAGTGACGAGATTGAACTAGTTGATGCCGAGCACAATGCCTACGTGGCAGTGATTATGGCACTAAAGGGTAATGAGGTGCTCGTGAAGGTTGTCCGGGAAGCGGTACTTAATCCGGAGTTACCAGTAAGTTCCACGATTGTGGTTGGTACTAGTAAGGGCGACAAAAATGAGTTTATTATTCAGAAAGCCACAGAGATGGGCGTGCAACATATCATCTTTTTTAATGCAGACTACTCAATTTCACGCATCAAAAGTGATAAGATAGATAAAAAATTAAGTCGTTACCAGAAGATAGCACAACAGGCAGCAGAGCAGTCTCGCCGTGAGAATATTCCAACAGTTAGATTAATCGATAAGCTGTCCGAGTTGAGCTTTACCGACTACGATACGAGATTGATTGCCTATGAAGAAGCTGCGAAGCAACACGAACACTCCGCTCTACGCGAGGCTCTGACCGCACTTAGGCCGAGCCAGAGAATCATCATGGTGTTCGGGCCTGAGGGGGGTATTTCGCCTCTGGAAATTGGCTTCCTCGAAAGCAAGCAATTTAAAGCCGCTGCGCTTGGTAATAGGATTCTACGCGTTGAAACTGCCCCATTATACTTCTTGAGCGCCTTATCATATCAATTGGAGATGAGTTAA